From one Plasmodium malariae genome assembly, chromosome: 12 genomic stretch:
- the PmUG01_12066800 gene encoding conserved Plasmodium protein, unknown function, which produces MISYQNCETTTGLKELRSKNINEIAELIKAFKERKKNLDAIDSSNERENIKKLRNFAENQGNCFTLCKKNLYERFEKDIIEYKIFSNKNSINFDEDNIKKLEKNYKDIEQELCLNACSKKYGHLLRDRM; this is translated from the exons atgataagtTATCAAAATTGCGAGACAACGacag GATTAAAGGAGTTAAGAAGTAAGAACATAAACGAAATTGCAGAATTAATTAAGGCGTTTAAGGaacggaaaaaaaatttagacgCAATAGATAGCAGCAATGAGAGggagaatataaaaaagctaAGAAACTTCGCAGAGAACCAAGGAAATTGTTTTactttatgtaaaaaaaatttgtatgaAAGATTTGAAAAAGATAttatagaatataaaatCTTCAGTAATAAGAATAGTATAAATTTCGATGaagataatattaaaaaattagaaaagaaTTACAAAGATATAGAACAAGAATTATGCCTTAACGCTTGTTCAAAAAAGTATGGTCATTTGCTCAGAGACAGAATGTGA
- the SRP54 gene encoding signal recognition particle subunit SRP54, putative translates to MVLTELGAQLTNALQKLQTSTIADDIVIEECLKEVVRALILADINVVYLKDIKTNIKKNIEKNIDIYGNNKKRLVQKYVVEELINLLEGKKECYVPTKGGRNVILFVGLQGSGKTTTCTKYAHYYQKKGFKTALVCADTFRAGAFDQLKQNAAQVKIPFYGSYSEVDPVKIAKDGVDAFLKDKYDLIIVDSSGRHKQENDLFEEMKQVENSIKPEEIIFVIDSHIGQSCHDQAMAFKNSVTLGSIIITKIDGHAKGGGALSAVAATGCPITFIGTGEHINDFEKFEAKSFVSRLLGLGDISGLVSTLKEVIDIEKQPQLMNRLSKGKFVLRDMYDQFQNVLKMGSLSKVMSMIPGFGNNIISKGTEKEGIDKIKKFMVIMDSMTNEELDCIKPLNDSRTLRICKGSGTRLQDVRELLEQFKFLQKVALKMGKLGLKENNLGGLMRNQKQFLSRMNNIMDPNMLSHMGGANNMVNILKEFTKMEDFGGSMANMMKQMGLKK, encoded by the coding sequence ATGGTACTAACAGAACTTGGAGCGCAACTTACGAATGCACTGCAAAAACTTCAAACATCAACTATTGCAGATGATATTGTTATTGAAGAATGTTTAAAGGAAGTGGTAAGAGCATTAATTTTGGCTGATATAAATGTTGTGTATTTAAAAGACATAAAAacgaatataaaaaaaaatattgaaaagaatattgatatatatgggaacaataaaaaaagattagttcaaaaatatgttgttgaagaattaattaatttgttaGAAGGTAAAAAAGAATGTTATGTACCAACAAAAGGGGGTAGGAATGTCATATTATTCGTTGGATTACAAGGTAGTGGTAAGACAACTACATGTACAAAATATGCCCATTATTACCAAAAAAAAGGGTTTAAAACAGCATTAGTATGTGCAGATACATTTAGAGCTGGTGCATTTGAtcaattaaaacaaaatgcaGCACAAGTAAAAATTCCTTTCTATGGTAGTTATTCAGAAGTAGACCCAGTAAAAATTGCAAAGGATGGTGTAGatgcatttttaaaagataaatatgaTTTGATTATTGTTGATAGTTCTGGTAGACATAAACAAGAAAATGATTTATTTGAAGAAATGAAACAAGTTGAAAATTCTATTAAACCGGAGGAAATCATATTTGTTATTGATAGTCATATAGGTCAAAGTTGTCATGATCAAGCTATggcttttaaaaattcagtAACATTAGGAAGtattataattacaaaaatagaTGGTCATGCAAAAGGAGGAGGTGCATTATCAGCAGTAGCTGCAACAGGTTGTCCTATTACATTTATAGGAACAGGTGAACATATAAATGACTTTGAAAAATTTGAAGCAAAGTCTTTTGTATCTAGATTATTGGGGTTAGGTGATATTAGTGGACTAGTTTCAACATTAAAAGAAGTTATAGATATTGAGAAACAACCACAATTAATGAATAGATTATCCAAAGGGAAATTTGTTTTGAGAGATATGTATGATCAATTTCAAAATGTGCTAAAAATGGGTAGTTTAAGTAAAGTAATGTCTATGATACCTGGGTTtggtaataatattattagtaaAGGTACAGAGAAGGAAGGaattgataaaattaaaaaatttatggtCATTATGGATTCAATGACAAATGAAGAATTAGATTGTATTAAACCTCTTAATGATAGTCGTACTTTAAGAATCTGTAAAGGTTCAGGTACTCGACTTCAAGATGTAAGGGAATTATTAGAACAGTTcaaatttttgcaaaaagTGGCTTTAAAAATGGGTAAATTAggattaaaagaaaataaccTAGGCGGTTTAATGAGAAATCAAAAACAATTTTTGAGTAGgatgaataatataatggaTCCGAATATGCTCAGTCATATGGGAGGAGCTAACAATATGGTTAACATTTTGAAagaatttacaaaaatggaAGATTTTGGTGGTTCTATGGCTAATATGATGAAGCAGATGGGTTTGAAGAAGTGA
- the PmUG01_12067000 gene encoding serine/threonine protein kinase, putative, translated as MGTAISKRKNNLDKSTKNDTSENKRQKKNEEHDSNLEFIKKYKIINKIGDGNFSKVFCCRGENKKKCAMKLMCCPLKKTSHYNCFKRELFIMKTINNKHPYIVKILDYHEKIWKKYYIVKIILEYCEGGNLFEYIKINGSCTHSEARVIIIKLTKTIQYINSLKIMHRDIKPENILLRTKDNVKSVVLSDFGLAKITPSNQAVVKSRSVCGSDFYLAPEIIKNKEYGIKIDIWSLGVLIFFIITGKVPFTGKNANELYNNILKANIPELLSKEKSLNIQPGLKNLLENILVHDPDKRFSCADILNHRWIRGTLTSCEFKIFNSASYIKKLRLDRKRNTYDDNCEDNQINDKSFDKEKDSIANMKKKYTFFLKKITN; from the exons aTGGGGACAGCCAtcagtaaaagaaaaaacaatttgG ataAAAGTACAAAAAATGACACTTCCGAGAACAAAagacaaaagaaaaatgaagaacACGATTCAAACTtggaatttataaaaaaatataaaataattaataaaattggaGA TGGGAACTTTTCAAAAGTATTTTGTTGTAGaggtgaaaataaaaaaaaatgtgcaatGAAG TTAATGTGCTGCCCCCTTAAAAAAACATCACATTATAACTGCTTTAAGAGGGAATTGtttataatgaaaacaataaataataaacacccatatattgttaaaattCTTGATTATCATGaaaaaatttggaaaa AGTACTATATagttaaaataattcttgAATACTGTGAGGGAGGTAACTTGTTcgagtatataaaaataaatggcAGTTGCACGCATTCAGAAGCAAgggttattattataaagttAACAAAAACTATACagtatataaattctttaaaaattatgcataGAGATATTAAACCAGAAAACATTTTGCTTAGAACTAAGGATAATGTCAAAAGTGTAGTCTTGTCAGACTTCGGACTAGCCAAAATAACTCCGTCAAATCAAGCCGTTGTAAAAAGTAGATCTGTTTGTGGAAGCGATTTTTATTTAGCTCCAGAAATTATAAAGAACAAAGAATATGGAATAAAA ATCGACATATGGAGTCTAggtgttttaatattttttataattacgGGTAAAGTACCCTTCACCGGGAAAAATGCTAATGAACTATATAACAACATTCTTAAAGCTAACATCCCAGAACT ATTGTCAAAGGAAAAATCTTTAAATATTCAGCCGGGACtcaaaaatttattagaaaatatattagttcATGATCCAGACAAAAGATTTAGC TGTGCAGATATTCTAAACCATCGATGGATAAGAGGAACGCTGACGAGCTGtgaattcaaaatttttaactcAGCATCgtatataaa gaAATTAAGATTAGATAGAAAACGAAATACGTATGACGATAATTGTGAAGACAAccaaataaatgataaatcaTTTGATAAGGAAAAGGATTCTATTGccaatatgaaaaaaaaatacaccttttttttaaaaaaaataacaaattag
- the PmUG01_12067100 gene encoding conserved Plasmodium protein, unknown function, with protein sequence MGEIMGENVYDNFNANIHTTTFINDNNDNNIQPEESKYSGDSFGSSEIGTDDDDNNNNNNGNNNSNNNSNNSANNNGNGKRRKKKKAGSNNIEIDDDIKLAVKIALQFLLKNQPFPVKREDLFSVINLYVPTCNTNLKRKSILKLLKKHVNDILALNLLILSTKTKTEYVLTQNITYKQHNDLLLSKLDHNIRGFLIFLVPFFKVFHNKIPLNYLLYEINNSGYKTLKTKEEILKILNTPTLFSNIKNNLTLNRELMDPLDYIIYAKKLSYIDFSNDQYDEHSLDGFYITPTIRFEYEINMEYYITELLNIPNKKFQLKDVYVLFEEKYFMNLNYDNL encoded by the coding sequence atgggCGAAATTATGGGTGAAAATGTATACGATAACTTTAATGCAAACATTCATACGACCActtttataaatgataacAATGACAACAATATACAACCAGAAGAAAGTAAGTATAGCGGAGACAGTTTTGGCAGCTCGGAAATAGGAACTGATGATGacgataataataataataataatggaaataataatagtaataataatagtaataatagtgctaataataatggtaatGGTAAACgcaggaaaaagaaaaaagctGGTTCTAATAACATTGAGATTGACGATGATATCAAACTAGCAGTTAAAATAgctttacaatttttattaaaaaatcaaCCATTTCCTGTCAAAAGGGAAGATTTATTTTCTGTTATTAATCTTTATGTACCTACGTGTAACACcaatttaaaaaggaaatcaattttaaaacttttaaaaaagcaTGTGAATGATATTTTAGCATTAaacttattaatattaagtaCTAAAACTAAAACAGAATATGTATTAACACAAAACATAACATATAAACAACACAATGATTTATTACTTTCAAAGTTAGATCACAATATAAGAGGCtttctaatttttcttgttcccttttttaaagttttccataataaaatacctttaaattatttattatacgaAATAAATAACTCAGGTTATAAAACTTTAAAAACGAAAGAAGAGAtactaaaaattttgaatacaCCTActcttttttcaaatattaaaaataatttaaccTTAAATAGGGAATTAATGGATCCATTagattacataatttatgctaaaaaattatcttatATAGATTTTAGCAATGATCAGTATGATGAACATTCATTGGACGGCTTTTATATCACACCGACAATTCGCTTTGAATATGAAATTAATatggaatattatataacgGAACTACTAAATATTCCTAATAAGAAATTCCAGTTAAAAGATGTGTATGTTTTGTTTGaagagaaatattttatgaatctGAATTACGACAACCTTTGA
- the PmUG01_12067200 gene encoding conserved Plasmodium protein, unknown function encodes MNKEEENNLPTDKKLSNTKMLTENNHVEKVPENLVCLICYDDIDENTYIEYQTHEFGEWHPSMFCMNCTGILIETQYHKYINNVQKSECLREQKNLLEMGPPINIKDKNGFPLSDGKEIYSLWYFCDKKVHSAKLDGSLVGEERMKMWDELKKFLITEEKAD; translated from the coding sequence atgaacaaagaagaagaaaacaaTTTACCAACAGACAAGAAATTAAGTAACACAAAGATGTTAACTGAAAACAATCATGTTGAAAAAGTACCTGAAAATTTGGTGTGTTTAATTTGCTATGATGATATAGATGAAAACACTTACATTGAATATCAGACCCATGAATTTGGTGAATGGCACCCAAGTATGTTTTGCATGAATTGTACAGGTATTTTAATAGAAACGcaatatcataaatatattaataatgtacAAAAATCAGAATGTTTaagagaacaaaaaaatttattagaaaTGGGTCCaccaataaatataaaagataaaaatggTTTTCCATTATCTGATGGTAAAGAAATTTATAGCCTTTGGTATTTCTGTGATAAAAAGGTTCATTCTGCAAAATTGGACGGTAGTTTAGTTGGAGAAGAAAGAATGAAGATGTGggatgaattaaaaaaatttcttataaCAGAGGAAAAAGCGGATTAA
- the RRP6 gene encoding exosome complex exonuclease RRP6, putative, with amino-acid sequence MEYCSKKIEDLVKGKVLLGELQNDENNYLMKKLLNNIVEIVKLTNKISYNCLYKNNVDSVMSNSSEIKDLQNELLKTVYDLLLYSSNDKTKNMLKDQYAKDYSVLPNNYHIISSTLEEIISRSKDCFKFFHIDNKDTSILTCRNTKNVSSNYLNDSEGIDRNYLNEVVYSQLTQKKEKNEISDEHHNEEYQKTGNKCNYNILSIGERKEENSGKCYVEKFDKKMNNSETTLMRDIKEEESTIFEKILNPNILIIDNDSEDSCILTDVQNNSNKKVKKEIYKNSKRKKQKSTSTTERNKGKYNKEDAFHHKENTDKKVQNSWLHLTNNYAKIFIPRVPFKYNKLVDLNDDLIEAMECQERYIKKKKLLLQYREEFNCKKLKYTSSADIIKEIFNDNEIREINDAISDVSEISDMGKKEDQVSVVNKMNCSSNSINANNSNNANNSNNANNMEECKRVKDEKGGMFPPSCSSSDISITNYNSVISDDFFCKMLKKLNKEINKYDYKFSSLSHPYEYEINNLIELYKNCDDSISKFVKINVELTKPLKINEKEYKIIDKRSELIDMINVIKTRQDRFSIMVAVNYKNSYRGFSSLILIGTSELDYIIDVYTIFEDIYLLNEITTDPSILKITYNSENVILYLQKDFSIYFVNIIDILICSNYLNIKNTLTYLVYNYFNVSINSIGLSSKYLTRPLTPDVIYTLRISFHYLYYLFDYVLTDLYFNFVFNKCRSDDRNDDRVNDKIEDEDKIKKSDEENDENITAIWINHKDSNISGTGNIYVNFEKIKFVDLSEEEKKYGEEIIRNVFMHSNKACTKVHKVKDVCDIMKTKEQIKTIIKASYCLNNSDNLIEDILIWREKLSKKKDESPDYIINIHNIISIILNMPTSMSNLKSNIVPLSNTLSENLEALFEIIIKSNMKKKANVHFYLNYIKNDGFNNSTNGNEKNMIIHYSSNKEKVNTEKYEEAIIVPSMHFQCISNDHKSHFSHTQNDDKIVRSDQKGRNKAYAVDEIFALEKTFFSESENNSDSKCHKRINDSKCISNSGNNHGNNHGKNLVNNNDNKYGNKYDNKYGNKYGNKYGNENHESYTLLSSLLSSVKDRNERVSYVHNHSSSKDTEHSVKAEQGKIKKDINKNKKKRTYNNKNKQMYQSYNQQYNIRSNRGLYSRNILDEIN; translated from the coding sequence ATGGAATACTgtagtaaaaaaattgagGACTTAGTGAAGGGCAAGGTGCTATTGGGGGAGTTACAAAATGACGAAAACAactatttaatgaaaaagttACTAAATAATATTGTCGAAATAGtgaaattaacaaataagaTATCttataattgtttatataaGAACAATGTAGATAGTGTAATGTCTAATAGCTCAGAAATAAAAGACTTGCAAAATGAGTTATTAAAAACTGTATACGATTTATTACTGTACAGTAGCAatgataaaacaaaaaatatgttaaaagaTCAATATGCAAAAGACTATTCTGTTTTACCGAATAATTATCATATTATATCCTCAACATTAGAAGAGATAATTTCAAGGTCAAAAGACTGTTTCAAATTTTTCCATATAGATAATAAGGATACATCAATTTTAACATGcagaaatacaaaaaatgtaagtagcaattatttaaatgattcTGAAGGTATTGATAGAAACTATTTGAACGAAGTGGTTTATTCGCAGCTTACacagaaaaaggaaaaaaatgaaatatctGATGAACATCATAATGAGGAATACCAGAAAACAggaaataaatgtaattataatattctcAGTATTGGTGAGAGAAAGGAAGAAAATAGCGGTAAATGTTATGTGGAAAAATTCGACAAAAAGATGAATAACAGTGAAACAACTCTTATGAGGGatataaaagaagaagagagtactatttttgaaaaaatacttaatcctaatattttgataattGATAATGATTCAGAAGACAGTTGTATACTTACAGATGTccaaaataatagtaataagaaagtaaaaaaagaaatatataaaaattcaaaaagaaaaaaacaaaaaagtacATCTACAACTGAGCGGAATAAgggtaaatataataaggaGGATGCTTTTCATCATAAGGAGAATACTGATAAAAAAGTTCAGAATTCCTGGTTACACTTGACAAATAATTatgcaaaaatttttattcctCGTGTTCCATtcaaatataacaaattggTTGATCTAAATGACGATTTAATAGAAGCAATGGAATGTCAAGAACGCTATAtcaaaaagaagaaattattattgcAGTATCGAGAAGaatttaattgtaaaaagttaaaatatacaagTAGTGCTGATATTATaaaggaaatatttaatgACAACGAAATAAGAGAAATAAATGACGCAATAAGCGACGTAAGTGAGATCAGTGATATGGGCAAAAAAGAGGACCAGGTGAGTGTAGTCAACAAAATGAATTGCTCAAGTAACTCAATTAACGCGAATAACTCGAATAATGCGAATAACTCGAATAATGCGAATAACATGGAGGAATGTAAAAGAGTAAAAGACGAAAAAGGGGGGATGTTTCCTCCCTCGTGTAGTAGTTCCGATATCTCTATTACAAATTACAACAGTGTTATTAGCGAcgattttttttgtaaaatgttaaaaaaattgaacaaggaaataaacaaatatgatTACAAATTTAGTAGTTTAAGTCATCCTTATGAATACGAAATAAATAACCTGATTGAACTATACAAGAATTGTGATGATAGCATTTCAAagtttgtaaaaataaatgtggaATTAACAAAgccattaaaaataaatgaaaaagaatataaaataattgataAGAGGAGTGAATTAATAGATAtgataaatgtaataaaaacaagACAAGATAGGTTTTCTATAATGGTAGctgtaaattataaaaactcATATCGTGGATTCAGCTCTTTAATTCTAATAGGAACTAGTGAGCTTGATTATATTATTGATGTTTATACCATATTTGAGgatatatatctattaaatgaaataacaaCGGACCCTAGTATATTGAAAATTACGTATAATTCTGAAAATGTTATCCTATATTTGCAAAAAGacttttctatttattttgttaacattattgatattttaatttgttcaaattatttaaatataaaaaatacactAACGTATTTAgtttacaattattttaatgttagCATTAATTCCATTGGGCtttcttcaaaatatttGACTCGACCCCTTACTCCTGATGTTATTTATACTTTGAGAATTTCGTTTCACTATTTGTATTACCTATTTGACTATGTTCTTACGGACTTGTATTTCAACTTCGTATTTAATAAGTGTAGAAGTGATGATAGAAATGATGACCGAGTTAATGACAAAATTGAGGATGAagacaaaattaaaaaaagtgacGAGGAAAACGATGAAAATATTACTGCAATATGGATCAACCATAAGGATTCTAATATCAGTGGTACAGGAAATATTTACGtgaattttgaaaaaataaaatttgttgaCTTATctgaagaggaaaaaaaatatggagaAGAAATTATAAGGAACGTATTTATGCATAGTAATAAAGCATGTACAAAAGTTCATAAAGTAAAAGATGTTTGCGATATTATGAAGACGAAGgaacaaataaaaacaattataaaaGCATCATACTGTTTGAATAATTCTGATAATTTAATAGaggatatattaatatggagagaaaaattatcaaaaaaaaaagacgaaTCACctgattatataattaatattcataatatcaTTTCTATTATTCTAAATATGCCAACATCCATGtctaatttaaaaagtaatatagtACCATTGTCAAACACGTTATCAGAAAATTTAGAAGCCTTatttgaaattattattaaatcgaatatgaagaaaaaagcGAATGTTCACTTTTACttgaattatattaaaaatgatggATTTAATAATAGTACCAATggcaatgaaaaaaatatgatcatACATTATTCATCcaataaagaaaaagtaaatacagaaaaatatgaagaagcTATTATCGTTCCCAGTATGCATTTTCAATGTATTTCTAATGATCACAAAAGCCATTTTTCACATACGCAAAATGATGATAAAATAGTTCGAAGCGACCAAAAAGGTCGAAATAAGGCCTACGCAGTAGATGAAATATTTGCCTTAGAAAAAACGTTTTTTAGTGAAAGCGAAAATAATAGCGATTCGAAATGTCATAAAAGAATTAACGATAGTAAATGTATTAGTAATAGTGGTAATAATCATGGTAACAATCATGGTAAAAATCTTGTtaacaataatgataataaatatggtaataaatatgataataaatatggTAATAAATATGGTAATAAATATGGTAATGAGAATCATGAAAGCTACACACTCTTGTCTTCCTTACTTAGTTCTGTTAAAGATCGTAATGAGAGGGTGAGCTATGTGCATAATCACAGTAGTAGTAAGGACACTGAACATAGTGTAAAAGCAGAACAGGGGAAGATTAAGAAAGACAtaaataagaacaaaaaaaaacgcacttataataacaaaaataagcAGATGTACCAGTCATATAATCAACAGTACAATATCAGAAGTAACAGAGGGCTATATTCCAGAAATATTCTGGATGAAATAAACTGA
- the PmUG01_12067400 gene encoding conserved Plasmodium protein, unknown function produces the protein MASVPATNGAAGENGSTNMLNSDIRYDKNNDENYKKLKEDKKRLKKELLIKDSEINSLKKILEEKDKSTKVNYIPLNEARKITYKALVKGSAAQKFIHLIESNSINFKLKKKAINQLVLNAFGDMHHQKNRYPEILKYTDSHFKLFRQEQLILLAENERLTLQMKELKKQLLDNKIEYFKRNEKNLISTMKRSAIDKGKKTSSCNYTGDDNYVELDADIVEKNFINLIKNFKIAQLKLLFYAFRKLSNNLYYNSDAVNINASFISSLKRGVEILNNILKYKKIVIISNSFYKLLSYNDSNFLYNNNRKYSYLTNINHYTKNDYTCENIKKKSHGISNFVFKPYYYDNLPSATYDVKNKRCTLNKLKKNCIIRDILSNDDAVDETIYDPFFFQNKILNNSTATTNAYHKIYKNSYFDLGLDKNNDNSEKRSYYSDLDYFGEFSTYDKEKFIDMFISETSRR, from the exons ATGGCCAGCGTACCAGCTACAAACGGAGCAGCTGGGGAAAACGGATCAACAAATATGTTAAACAGTGATATAAGATACGacaaaaataatgatgaaaattacaaaaagtTAAAAGAAGACAAAAAGaggttaaaaaaagaattattaattaaagatAGCGAAATAAATAgcttaaagaaaatattggaggaaaaagataaatcTACAAAAGTAAATTACATTCCTTTGAATGAAGCTAGAAAAATAACGTATAAAGCGTTAGTAAAAGGATCAGCAGcacaaaaatttattcatttaatagaaagtaatagtataaattttaaattaaaaaaaaaagctataaACCAATTGGTACTTAATGCCTTTGGAGATATGCATCATCAGAAAAATAGATACCCTGAAATTTTAAAGTATACAGATTctcattttaaattatttagacaagaacaattaattttattagcTGAAAATGAAAGGCTCACATTACAAatgaaagaattaaaaaaacaactTCTAGACAACAAaatagaatattttaaaaggaatGAAAAGAACCTAATTAGTACTATGAAAAGAAGTGCAATAGACAAGGGAAAAAAAACTTCAAGTTGTAATTATACAGGGGATGATAACTATGTCGAATTAGATGCAGATattgtagaaaaaaattttattaatttaataaagaaCTTCAAAATTGctcaattaaaattattattttatgcattCAGAAAATTAagcaataatttatattacaatTCTGATGCTGTAAATATTAATGCCAGTTTTATTTCTTCACTTAAAAGAGGTGTCGAGATCttaaacaatattttaaaatataaaaaaattgtaattatatcaaactcgttttataaattattaagttATAATGATAGTAATTtcctatataataataataggaaATATTCTTACCTTACTAATATTAATCATTACACTAAAAATGACTATACttgtgaaaatataaaaaaaaaa agtcacGGCATATCTAATTTTGTGTTTAAaccatattattatgataatttacCTAGTGCAACATatgatgtaaaaaataaaagatgtACATTAAACAAGTTGAAGAAAAACTGCATAATACGAGATATATTAAGTAATGATGATGCGGTTGATGAAACAATATATgacccatttttttttcaaaataaaatattaaataatagtaCTGCTACTACCAATGCCTAccataaaatttacaaaaattcgTACTTCGATTTAGGACTTGATAAGAACAATGATAATTCTGAAAAGCGCTCTTATTATAGTGATCTAGATTACTTTGGCGAATTCAGCACATACGACAAGGAAAAGTTTATTGATATGTTCATATCTGAAACGTCTAGGAGATGA